gacactacaaactcaaaactgttatgttcaaactgcttttttagtaatcctgtgaatccctaaactagtatttagttgtataaccagtttttcatgattttttcacatctgtgaggcattaattttgttggtttggaaccaagattttgctcgtttactagtgtgcttggggtcattgtcttgttgaaacacccttttcaagggcatgtcctcttcagcataaggcaacatgacctcttcaagtattttgacatatccaaactgatccatgatacctggtatgcgatatataggcccaacaccatagtaggagaaacatgcccatatcatgatgcttgcaccaccatgcttcactgtcttcactgtgaactgtggcttaaattcagagtttgggggtcgtctcacaaactgtctgcggcccttggacccagaaagaacaattttactctcatcagtccacaaaatattcctccatttctctttaggccagttgatgtgttctttggcaaattgtaacctcttctgcacgtcttttatttagcagagggactttgcgggggattcttgccaataaattagcttcacacaggcatcttctgtcacagcacttacaggtaactccagactgtctttgatcatcctggagctgatcaatgggtgagcctttgccattctggttattcttctatccattttgatggttgttttccgttttcttccacgcgtctgtttttttttttgtccattttaaagcattggagatcattgtagatgaacagcctataattttttgcacctgtgtataagttttcctctctccaatcaactttttaatcaaactacgctgttcttctggacaatgtcttgaacgtcccattttcctcaggctttcaaagagaaaagcatgttcaacaggtgctggcttcatccttacataggggacacctgattcacacctgtttgttccacaaaattgacaaactcactgactgaatgccacactactattattgtgaacacccccgtttctacttttttttttactaatagcccaatttcatagccttaagagtgtgcatatcatgaatgcttggtcttgttggatttgtgagaatctactggtaccttgtttcccatgtaacaatgagaaatacacaaaacctggattaatctttttagtcacatagcactactattattctgaaaactactgtatGTTGCAAACTCTGATATCACTGAAATCATCATTTTGCATTTATTGGCTAAAACAGAAAGACTATACAAAAATGTCAAACTGTCACCGTTCAACGGTTCCATTGTTCCTACTAAGTAAAGACTGCAAACAATTGAAATTGCTCATCTAAGTTCTTTATAtccacattcttggccactgatgcTTAACAGTGGAGAATAGTGTGTGCAAATAGAAAAGCGCAGATGGAAATTTCTAAAtatacaaactttgattttatgttGTGGACGGCACTGGCAGGTGGACAGAGATCAAGACTTTGATTTCTTAGCTCAGTAAAACAGGACAAAGTCACAGCAGCTGTACTATCCAGTGTCAGATAAGGCATTGTTATCAGGGacaaacattttcattgttaaactCTAGCGCTGGCAACTATGGTAGGGGTTTAGCCCCTGTGCACCTCAATGCTTTTAATATTGTTTTCTATTGAACAACAAAATTATCTGAGTTATTCAGATTTTTATCCTTCTCATTGTAAGGCAAAAATCAGGTAGTAATTTTCTGCATGCATACTACAATGTATATACATCCATTACATGCACTATCTGCACAAAATAATTTCATAAACATTCAACTGTTTTTCCCTCATTTCAATTCCAAGCAATGTAGTTTTCATGCTTCTCAGGTTCCACTAAACATCTTTAATACATCAGCTGTGCAACGAGGTGCATTTTTCCAATTCACCATAATTCTCTGTATTCATGCTCCAGTGGTGCATGGCTTAGTATGTGATTCTCTTTCCTGGGGAGGGGTGGGGTTCTTCTTGGGGCATCTTCCCTCAGACAGATTCCACTTGGTCCAGTAGGGTGCCGAGCCTGACAACCGAACCAACTTGTCTTTGATTAGAATCTGGTAATCTTTACTCCAGAGTCACCAATGATTAAACGGGCCATGGATGGATGGACCTGTAGAATATTGGGATTTAAAGTAAACAAATCAAAAAACATTAATAGCAATGATCAGAGATGAACACTTGAGATGCACAACATAGGCACTATAAGTTACCACTTTCCTGGTACAGGGGTGGCACAGCTAACCTATTGTTCATTTGGTCATGaaagcaccaaatgtggcacacatattctaaattaactaatgttcatTTTCAGATGTAGAGGCATCCTGGATCTGActtctaatgacctacaggggtcaatgaagaattacacaggggtcaaaatttaaaaatgtttcaatcatactaAAAAGGTACATCatagtatttgtctgatcataaagattgtatagtttgtactatctatgactgaatgttctggagttatggggcaaaaactgtaaaaatggtgacaaaggccagtttcagtttgtacaggggtcaaaagttgaagttccaattttggtaaaaagcgatgcaaattattgttgagctaataggattaataaatggaacagttttgactgcTGAATGCTTGCTCTcctaagtaaaggttaaacaaggtcaatgtccactggattctGACATACttttgttaccctgtaacatgatgcctaagcatgacagatggtgcaaactattccttcttAAAAATGGTGTGAAATCAGTTGTGAGTTAATTGGTCGTTGGTATGTAAAACCATCTGACAgtaatttgttaattttttttttttttaattatgattgTCATGTGCTTTAAGAGCAAATCCAGACTGAAATAAACCCCCGAATGAAGTAACCTCCATGCAAAGATGTATCCAATAATAATTACACCCAATTTACAGTGTTGAATGACAAGTTAAATCAGCACCAAAAATCAATATTCCCCTTTTCTGACCTGTGCTTGAAGCGGTCCATAGGGAACTAGTTCTCCATCCACAGTGAGTGTTCCCCGTGAAGACAGAGGCTGCAGCCTGAAGGCCCTGCAGCTAACATGACTCACATATGGTGAGTTGACGGAGTGGTGGGTGCCTCTTTCCATGGCAAAGAAGAGCCTAAGCAGGGTGGCTCTGGAGATCCCTGCTCGCACAAAGGTCAGGTGGATCAGTCCATCATCAAACCTGGCCTGGGGTGCAGCATGAAGATCTGCCCCTAGGTGGGACTGATAAAGGGCTAGGACTAGGACAAAATCCCCTTCAATAGTGACCCAGTCTCTGGTAGGAAGGGGCTGGTCCAGGGAGGGTAGTAAATCATCCCTTGGGAGATTTAAAGGCAGTGAGACAAATGGACAGTTTTTAAAGGGCCCAGCTGGATCAGCAAGGTCAAACTTGAATGATGAGGATGGCATTCGTAAAGAAGGTGATGGGGAGCTTGAATTTGGGGTGTTAGGACGAGGGGCGAGATAAGACAAGGAGTGTGGAGAGGCACAAGATGGCGATGACGGCGGCGTGGGAGAAAGAGATAGAGACAGGGAAGGGAGTTTAGGTGGCAGAGAATTTGAGTGGGAGTGCTGTAAGAGGGAGAGGGGCCTTGACCTGGTGGTGTACTGGTTCTGGTCTGGAGTTTTGGGCTTTTTAGAGAAGGGAGAGTGGCGAAATGGGGAAGAAATAGTGAGGGCACGTTCGCGAGCCACATCCAGGGGGTAAGGCTCATTGTGGCTGTAGGTTCCGTTGAGGTCCATGTTATCTAGTCTGTATGCTGTGCCAGAATCCAAGCTCCCCTCTGGGCTGAAGGGCTGCTTGAACAAGGTGTTGATGATCTCGCTTGAAGGGGCTGAATTCTTTCGTAGAGACTGCCGGGCTTGCTGAAGGTCTTCTTCATACGTCAAACAAGCGTCTGGATCTTCATCTGCCTCCCGCCCGATGTCTACCCCATAGCTCTCTCCCAGTTCTCTTGCATGCATTACTCCATCCTCCTCAACAAAACCACCAATGTCTTCGCCATCCCTCcctccatcatcatcatcctccatCTCGCTGGAGTCTTCCTCTCCATCTTCTTTTTCATCCTTGATCCCAGACAACTTTTCATTTGATTCTGAACTTGTACCAGACCTCTCCGAACACGCTTCTGCCTCCATCTCAGCCTCCCCCTCCATTTCCTTCTCTCTATCCTCTGCGAGGCTGCTTGCCCTCACCACCCCAGTTCCTCCTCTTCTGGCTGTCTGCCTTCTTCTCTCCCGTTCTTTCTGCCTCTCTGCCTTTTCCCGCTCCCCCTCTCCCCTTCGCAGACTCCTCTGTTCACTGATGCCCATATCAGAGGAGGTGCGATGGATGGGTGTTTTACAAAAGCTCTCCAGGCCCTCTGTGATGCTACGGGACAGGGGTCTCCTTGGTGGGGGAGGTGAGGCATCCAGAGATGTAGGGTTAACAGAGGGTGGCAGGTATGATAGACGGCCTTTGTAGGATCGAAGAGAAGCTATACGCACAAGTGTGCCCAGGGTGAAGCGAGCAGAGCCCAGGCCACGATACCTGCAATAAAACAGTTTTAAATAAGGTCATTTTTGTAATACCAATGACAAAATATAGTTATAGAACAGTTGTAATAGACCTAGACATTTAACAGGTAAACACAGCTGACAGTAGTTGAAACACTTTAAAGTAAAATCAAGTAAAACACACATACCTCTCACTCTCAATGTCAACATCTGACACAAAGCCCCATGCAACAGAAAGGAAAGAGAAAAGTCTCCTGGGCACTGAAGGACAGCCGTTGTTGGTGCGAGCAGGACTTGTTGTCACAGACACCAAATCCATGGGGCGAATACCACCTCGACAGAGCAAAAAGCAGCAGTTCAAAAGGAGGGGCTCCCGAAGGCACATGTCATACCTAAGAGAAAAAGGAAAATAGCTTCAAAACCTCTTTAGATGGTTGTTTGGATAAAACATGTCATTGTAACTTTGAGATCTGGAAAGTCGCAGTTGGCTTCCTTTTCATTTTCTAACATGAAATCAACTAAATGATTATTAAATTAATTATAAAACCATCTCCTACTTTGGCCATATAACGTATATGTGTCCAAAGTGGGAACTGTGTCCACAGTCTCGGCATTACATCAGACATGTTCCCAGTGGGTGGTGGACTCTGTCAGGGCCGCCCCCTTTTcaccaattctgtttgtgatgttcatggacagaatttcaaggtgcagtcagggactggagagTGTCCAGTTTGACCTCAGAATTACATCTGTGGTTTTTGCAGAAGATGTGATTAGTGTCATTTTGCAGGTTCAAAGAATTTGGAGGAAGAGCTGCAACCTCCAACTCATACTCCCTTGCTACCTCATATCCTCCGTGCAAACTACACAATGCGGCATAAATCATACCAAAGTAATTGTCCCATGCTTCCTCCAATTGAAGAGAATGGGTGGACTTTAGACGGCAGTGTGTGTGTTCCAGGAAGATGTCTTGCTCTCCCTGTCCCACAGGCAGTAACTGAGCTCAACAAGTGTGGCTGCAAAGCAGGTTGCACTGGACAATGCAGCTGCTCAAAGAATCGTCTGCCTTGTACCCCTCTTTGCAAATGCCTCCACCATGGGGTGGAGACTGTGAAAACATTGAAAGggaggatgctctggaccaggaATCACCAactctgttcctggagagcacctgccctgcatgttttctaactctccctgttgcAATCCCATGTGTTCTCAGCCTATCATGAGCTGGAAtacaccaaaagaaaaaaaaaaaaaaaaaaaaaaaatcaggtgtgttaCTTGAGcaggtagatgtggaaaacatgcagggcaggtgctctccaggaacagggttagtGACCCCTGCTCTGGACAAAGACTGTGATGATGAACAGATAACACTGAACTTCATAAAAGGTACATTTAACTTCGCAAAGAGACTGTAATCTAATGTAAAATTGGCCAACAAATGACAGAGGCAGATATGTGGTCAGTTTTGGTGGGGAGGGCATAGATGTCatactgactccagaaagggcaaagaaggTGCAGATTTCTTTGTAACACCAACCCCACcaggtgatttaattgatgaactcatcccatctgctgttATTCAGggcaatcacctggtggagttggtggttacaaagaaaccagcaccctccttgccctttctggagtcaggtagaTACCTATGGGAGGGGGAATTGGAGTGACTCCTCCTGCCCACTGAAGAAAGTGAGGGGTCTGAAGTTTGCTCTGAAAGTGCAATCATTCAACTCTGTATACATAAAAactttcaactttttaaaaaaaaatgctgaatatATAGTGGAAAAAAAAGGTGTATTTGTAGTTATGATGGAGTCAAAACAGAAGTGATCCCTCCACCCCAAGAAACGGAAGGAGGGCTCAGAAAATTTA
The Thalassophryne amazonica chromosome 7, fThaAma1.1, whole genome shotgun sequence genome window above contains:
- the sphk2 gene encoding sphingosine kinase 2, encoding MRSPEHPLPSPAEALLHGQFASWGSGVNNNNNSCPNSPGSPGGISPTISPTSSSASNYALTLTHSHIHIQRLSPRPGKESRILLPLSELVGCSCPRAPAPPLLVLYWYPPGKRRKGVSRRRQVRAYLAETRTEAERWSAAVQCLLRDVTVTADTEFSRSLLPRPRRLLLLVNPFSGRGQAMQWCQTHILPMIREANISYNLIQTERQNHARELIREISLPEWDGIVIVSGDGLMHEVINGLMERPDWEQAIKTPVGILPCGSGNALAGSINHYAGYDMCLREPLLLNCCFLLCRGGIRPMDLVSVTTSPARTNNGCPSVPRRLFSFLSVAWGFVSDVDIESERYRGLGSARFTLGTLVRIASLRSYKGRLSYLPPSVNPTSLDASPPPPRRPLSRSITEGLESFCKTPIHRTSSDMGISEQRSLRRGEGEREKAERQKERERRRQTARRGGTGVVRASSLAEDREKEMEGEAEMEAEACSERSGTSSESNEKLSGIKDEKEDGEEDSSEMEDDDDGGRDGEDIGGFVEEDGVMHARELGESYGVDIGREADEDPDACLTYEEDLQQARQSLRKNSAPSSEIINTLFKQPFSPEGSLDSGTAYRLDNMDLNGTYSHNEPYPLDVARERALTISSPFRHSPFSKKPKTPDQNQYTTRSRPLSLLQHSHSNSLPPKLPSLSLSLSPTPPSSPSCASPHSLSYLAPRPNTPNSSSPSPSLRMPSSSFKFDLADPAGPFKNCPFVSLPLNLPRDDLLPSLDQPLPTRDWVTIEGDFVLVLALYQSHLGADLHAAPQARFDDGLIHLTFVRAGISRATLLRLFFAMERGTHHSVNSPYVSHVSCRAFRLQPLSSRGTLTVDGELVPYGPLQAQVHPSMARLIIGDSGVKITRF